A single Chloracidobacterium sp. DNA region contains:
- a CDS encoding ubiquinol-cytochrome c reductase iron-sulfur subunit gives MSSDTLKDSIDRVLSDERDVQDASAAYSREFPYDRDEETQVTRREFCNFLFLTSTAFTVSTAGFAAKSAYDSQKEKQFYPAKVDGALELEPGESLNFTYPGKEDTAIMIRNQDGSYRAFGQKCTHLSCPVYYSKEHARLECPCHEGGFDAGTGRVLYGPPPRPLDLIELEVHNGEVFATGRTVRGNEG, from the coding sequence ATGAGTTCTGATACATTGAAAGATTCGATCGATAGAGTGCTTTCGGATGAAAGGGACGTCCAGGATGCGTCGGCGGCCTACTCCCGTGAATTTCCGTATGATCGTGATGAGGAGACTCAGGTAACACGCCGAGAGTTCTGTAATTTCCTTTTCCTGACTTCTACCGCGTTTACGGTCAGTACTGCGGGATTTGCTGCGAAATCGGCATACGATTCGCAGAAAGAAAAGCAGTTCTATCCGGCGAAGGTCGATGGAGCCCTCGAGTTAGAGCCTGGCGAAAGCCTGAACTTTACCTATCCCGGCAAGGAAGATACCGCGATAATGATCCGAAATCAGGACGGCAGCTATCGAGCTTTCGGACAGAAATGTACCCATCTTTCGTGTCCGGTCTATTACTCGAAGGAGCACGCACGGCTTGAGTGTCCGTGTCACGAGGGCGGATTTGATGCCGGCACGGGGCGCGTGCTTTACGGGCCGCCGCCGCGGCCGCTGGATCTGATCGAACTCGAGGTCCACAACGGCGAGGTATTTGCCACCGGCAGAACGGTGAGAGGAAATGAGGGCTGA
- the fdhF gene encoding formate dehydrogenase subunit alpha: protein MSKVENLDRIIKEFGPTLHDEPYGGWRADRVIDKVVQTHCPYCAVQCGMNLLVEDDHVVGFEPRYDFPVNEGKLCPKGVTAYLQAHHPDRLKYPLIKRNGVFERASWEEALDLVVAKFQGLRKEYGQDSLAIYSGSSLTTEKTYVMGKFARVGLQTRYVDYNGRLCMVSAAAGNNKAFGIDRAANPWSDIPLAEVLLIAGANVAETFPVLNKYLWQQRDKGGIWIIIDPRETPTARQGDLHLQLKPGTDVALTNGILHVMIKEGYVDQKFIDERTNGWAETREAVFEKYTPEYCAEITGVPAEKIIKAAHLYGRAATAFVLHARGIEHHSNGVDNVLSYINLVLASGKIGAPGRGYATFTGQGNGQGGREHGQKADQLPGQRSINNPEHRKQVAKIWGIPESEMPQAGVSVVEMFDKMREGEIRGLMSVCNNVMVSMPDTNKIRESLEGLDFYVCIDFFMSESSRYADVVLPGTAWSEDEGVTTNGEGRVLKINKATEPPGEAKPDWWIVKELAERLGRGKFFPYNNTREMFDEMVEASRGSTADYGGITWERIERENGVFWPCPTEDHPGTPRLFEDRFYHPDGRAKFHAVTYKGAAEKPDDEYPLIMTSGRVVFQYLSGNQTRRIKFLVDQCPEPYVEVHPDTAAKLGIRDGERVKVVSRRGFGIFPALVVRTIRPDTIFIPYHWGEELAANQMTNPALDPTSKIPEFKACAARIEKIHSRELPIFGAALKGVSRSEV from the coding sequence ATGTCAAAAGTTGAGAATCTCGACAGAATAATTAAGGAATTCGGACCAACTCTCCACGATGAACCGTACGGCGGATGGCGTGCGGACCGGGTCATAGACAAGGTTGTGCAGACCCATTGTCCGTACTGTGCGGTCCAGTGCGGGATGAACCTGCTGGTCGAAGACGACCACGTCGTTGGATTTGAGCCGCGGTATGATTTTCCCGTTAACGAGGGCAAACTCTGTCCGAAAGGGGTGACCGCGTATCTACAGGCTCACCATCCGGATCGCCTAAAGTATCCGCTGATCAAGCGAAACGGTGTATTCGAGCGTGCAAGTTGGGAGGAAGCTCTCGATCTGGTCGTTGCGAAATTTCAGGGGTTGCGAAAAGAATATGGGCAGGATTCACTTGCCATTTACTCTGGCTCGTCGCTGACGACCGAGAAGACCTATGTAATGGGCAAGTTTGCCCGGGTCGGACTACAAACGCGCTATGTCGATTACAACGGCCGTTTATGTATGGTTTCGGCCGCCGCGGGCAACAACAAGGCATTTGGTATCGACCGCGCCGCTAATCCGTGGAGCGATATTCCGCTGGCTGAGGTGCTCTTGATTGCCGGTGCTAATGTGGCCGAGACATTCCCGGTTCTCAATAAGTATCTCTGGCAGCAGCGTGACAAGGGGGGCATTTGGATAATTATCGATCCCCGCGAAACACCGACTGCACGACAGGGCGACCTGCATCTCCAGTTAAAACCGGGCACCGACGTCGCCCTTACCAACGGTATTCTTCACGTAATGATCAAGGAAGGATACGTTGACCAGAAGTTCATCGACGAAAGGACGAACGGTTGGGCCGAGACCCGCGAGGCAGTCTTTGAAAAATACACGCCTGAGTATTGTGCGGAGATCACCGGTGTGCCCGCCGAAAAGATAATCAAGGCGGCCCATTTGTACGGACGTGCGGCGACGGCCTTCGTCCTGCACGCACGCGGTATCGAGCACCACTCGAATGGTGTGGACAACGTGCTCAGTTATATCAATCTCGTACTGGCGAGCGGCAAGATCGGAGCACCCGGCCGCGGCTATGCGACATTTACCGGACAGGGAAACGGACAGGGCGGCCGCGAACACGGTCAAAAAGCCGACCAATTGCCGGGACAGCGCTCGATCAATAATCCCGAACACCGAAAGCAGGTCGCCAAGATCTGGGGCATTCCCGAAAGCGAAATGCCGCAAGCAGGCGTTTCGGTCGTCGAAATGTTCGACAAAATGCGCGAAGGCGAGATCCGCGGACTGATGTCGGTCTGTAACAATGTGATGGTCTCGATGCCGGACACAAACAAGATCCGCGAATCGCTCGAGGGGCTCGATTTTTACGTTTGCATCGACTTCTTTATGTCGGAATCTTCACGTTATGCAGACGTCGTGCTACCGGGAACGGCGTGGTCGGAAGACGAGGGTGTCACAACGAACGGCGAAGGACGTGTACTCAAGATAAACAAGGCGACCGAACCTCCGGGCGAAGCAAAACCCGACTGGTGGATCGTCAAGGAACTTGCGGAACGCTTAGGTCGCGGAAAGTTTTTTCCCTATAACAACACAAGGGAAATGTTTGACGAAATGGTTGAAGCGTCACGCGGCAGTACAGCGGATTACGGCGGCATCACCTGGGAGCGGATCGAGCGCGAAAACGGCGTATTTTGGCCGTGTCCGACCGAGGATCATCCCGGAACTCCGCGGCTGTTCGAGGATCGATTCTATCATCCGGATGGGCGAGCGAAGTTTCACGCTGTAACCTACAAGGGTGCTGCCGAAAAGCCCGACGACGAATATCCGCTGATTATGACCAGCGGACGGGTCGTATTCCAGTACCTTTCGGGCAATCAGACGCGCCGGATCAAGTTTCTGGTCGATCAGTGTCCGGAGCCATACGTTGAGGTTCATCCCGACACCGCAGCCAAACTCGGCATACGAGACGGCGAACGCGTCAAGGTCGTATCACGGCGCGGATTCGGCATATTCCCCGCATTGGTCGTCCGAACTATCAGGCCGGACACGATCTTTATTCCATATCACTGGGGCGAGGAACTTGCCGCCAATCAGATGACCAACCCTGCGTTGGATCCGACATCAAAAATACCTGAATTCAAGGCTTGTGCGGCCAGGATCGAAAAGATCCACTCGCGTGAACTGCCGATTTTCGGAGCAGCCTTAAAGGGTGTCTCGAGGAGTGAGGTTTAA
- a CDS encoding 4Fe-4S binding protein, whose amino-acid sequence MKETMFIDPQRCIGCRSCVAACRECSTHKGYSMIFLDHIDRHESTATMPTVCMHCDEPTCALVCPADAIKKNDDGVVMSALKPRCLDCRNCVNACPFGVPKYNTQMHLQMKCDMCFDRSSEGLMPMCASVCPTGAIAFGTYEQIVPLRKTKPVNAHVFGNQVVETKVYLMLPTDDEEVNIDGCGVFEGRVKHDGAVGASSWMDTQAQETDNSNEF is encoded by the coding sequence ATGAAAGAAACAATGTTCATCGACCCGCAACGCTGTATCGGATGCCGTTCGTGCGTGGCAGCGTGTAGGGAATGTTCGACTCACAAAGGCTACTCGATGATCTTTTTAGACCACATCGACCGCCACGAGTCCACGGCGACGATGCCGACGGTCTGTATGCACTGCGACGAACCGACCTGCGCTCTCGTATGTCCGGCAGACGCGATCAAAAAGAACGATGACGGTGTGGTGATGTCTGCGTTAAAGCCGAGATGTCTGGATTGCCGCAATTGTGTGAACGCGTGCCCATTTGGCGTTCCGAAGTACAATACGCAGATGCATCTACAGATGAAATGCGATATGTGTTTTGATCGCTCAAGTGAGGGATTGATGCCGATGTGCGCCAGCGTCTGCCCCACGGGTGCGATCGCGTTCGGCACCTATGAGCAGATCGTGCCGTTGCGCAAGACTAAGCCGGTCAATGCCCACGTTTTCGGTAATCAGGTGGTTGAGACCAAGGTCTATTTAATGCTCCCGACCGACGACGAAGAAGTAAATATCGACGGTTGCGGTGTTTTCGAAGGCCGGGTGAAACACGACGGAGCGGTCGGAGCCTCATCGTGGATGGATACACAGGCACAGGAGACTGATAATAGTAATGAGTTCTGA